From the genome of Nicotiana sylvestris chromosome 2, ASM39365v2, whole genome shotgun sequence, one region includes:
- the LOC104245353 gene encoding zinc finger protein VAR3, chloroplastic-like, whose amino-acid sequence MLIRCNFMNFARNNKCLECEEPRPRRQLTGGEWECPQCYFFNYGRNVVCLKCDFGRPAGVSLGTTHSSSATGYSGNSAYANGIDPRLADNEEKAQRWFSKVSQMNNASDIDSAAADEDFPEIMPLRKGENKFVVSTRKTPLERRLANSQYNMNLGNNVIPEGETSTGAANNIIDTSMKQNMDQISRTSYLGIAADENTESAIYHRGKSSNHVPFVPLPTDMFDKKNQTSVMDEKVNEKVGIFHSPEASHQTSSASVGNDFGMSVEKLQSNRSFSKDKEREQAEKSASWFKKIAELHDVKDLPSAISDDDFPEIMPMRKGENRFVVSKKKDRSLTSPMYKRQVAVEQANNSSKEETMP is encoded by the exons ATGTTGATCAGGTGCAATTTCATGAACTTTGCAAGAAACAACAAATGCCTTGAATGTGAGGAACCTAGACCAAGGAGACAGCTGACAGGCGGGGAGTGGGAATGCCCTCA ATGTTATTTCTTCAATTACGGGAGAAATGTGGTATGCCTGAAATGCGACTTCGGACGGCCAGCTGGGGTTTCACTTGGAACTACTCACTCCAGTTCAGCGACAGGGTACAGCGGGAACTCTGCGTATGCAAATGGTATTGATCCTAGGTTGGCTGATAATGAGGAGAAGGCACAGCGTTGGTTTTCCAAGGTTTCTCAGATGAACAATGCATCTGATATCGATAGTGCAGCGGCTGATGAAGATTTTCCTGAAATAATGCCATTGAGGAAAGGAGAAAATAAATTTGTCGTGAGCACAAGGAAAACACCCTTGGAAAGGAGATTGGCGAACTCCCAGTACAACATGAACTTGGGTAACAATGTTATCCCAGAAGGTGAGACTTCGACTGGAGCTGCAAATAATATTATTGACACATCAATGAAGCAGAATATGGATCAAATATCTCGAACTAGTTATTTGGGTATTGCTGCTGATGAAAACACTGAGTCAGCTATTTATCATAGAGGAAAAAGTTCTAACCATGTTCCATTTGTGCCATTACCAACAGACATGTTTGATAAAAAGAATCAAACTTCAGTAATGGATGAGAAAGTGAATGAAAAAGTTGGTATCTTTCACTCTCCTGAGGCTAGTCACCAAACAAGTTCAGCAAGTGTCGGCAATGACTTTGGAATGTCCGTGGAGAAGTTGCAGTCAAATCGCTCATTCAGCAAGGATAAAGAGagagaacaagctgagaagtcagCGAGCTGGTTCAAGAAAATTGCGGAGCTACATGATGTCAAAGACTTACCTAGTGCCATCTCTGATGATGACTTCCCAGAGATTATGCCAATGCGTAAAGGAGAAAACAGATTTGTAGTTAGCAAGAAGAAAGATCGTTCTTTGACTTCTCCAATGTACAAAAGACAAGTGGCTGTGGAACAGGCAAACAATAGTAGCAAAGAAGAAACTATGCCTTAA